Genomic DNA from Desulfonema ishimotonii:
TTCTTTATGGAGCTGAAAAATCCCCGCTTGTGCGGTACAAAACAGTTGCCGTCCTCATCCGTGGCAATATAGCTGCCGTCTTCAAAGAAGGTGATCACTGTTCCGGGCTGAGCGTCGTCGGTGATTCTGAAGGAACCGTCTTCGGGATTATACACAGCCACGGCACCGGGGTATTCCGCATCAGTCACGGTATATGTGCCGTTAGCATTGATCACGGCTTCCATGCCGGGGAAGAGAGTATCCATGACCTTTTGAACGCCGGAAGCGCTGTTCATCAGGCTCATGCCGGGGAATTCCGCGTCCGTCACCGTATATGAGCTGTCGTCCGAACCGGTAATGACCGTTCCCGGATGTTCCGTGTCAACGGCCGTGTATGATCCATCGGGCCTGACAGTGAATTCCGTGTTCGGCGCTTTCAGAGACGTGACCACATAAGAGCCGTCGCCTGCCGGATTCACGCGCACAGCCTGGGCTTCGCCCGTGTCGGTGAGGTTCTTTCCGACGGTAAATGTAAAATAATCGTTGGTGTCATCGTCATAGGGCAGAGTGGTGATTTTGTATGTGCCGTTGTCGCCGACAACACTGCCGTCCGGCTCATGGGAAATCGTCATCTCTTTTTCTTCGGCATCAGTGTCCGGGGTGACGATCATCATATGGTCGCCATGCCCGGTGACAACCACGCTGTTGTCCGCCACGGAACCGTTGTCGCCCCTGTCCCGGATGATAAACTGACTGGCCTGATAGCAACCGTTGAACGACGTGAGCGGAACGCCGGTGATTTTTTCCACGTCTTCAATCAGCAGATTTGTCCTCGGTGCATTCCATTCATGGGCACTCTGGCCGGGAACGATGAAATCGTCGCCGCTGTGGTTGAGAATCTCAATGCCGTCCGCGCCCTGAATCTCATGCGCATACTGCCCGTTCAGGATAATTTTCTGAATATTGACGCCGGGGTCTTTCTCAATGTGCCAGGTCAGCGGCTGGCCCGATGACAGCACCAGAATCATGGGATTGCCCTGTTTGCGCGTCACCCGCACATAGGCATCTCTGCGTGGGTGATTCTCATTCAGATTGAACTCAGTCTGACTGACGCTGATGATGTGGACTTCGGGGTTGCCGATTGTGTCCGCCATGTATGACGAAACATCATTTCCGGTGGCGGGGTCAAGCACCAGAATCTCCGGTGGAATCATGGGCGTCGTGACCGGCTTTGAGTTGCTGTCAGCCGGATCTGTCTGTGCTTCATATTCCTGAAGGTTGCTGAAACTGTCGCTGTCTTTGTCTTCCGATGCATCATCCGCAAGCGGGTTCAGGCCGTGGGTGATTTCCCATTCATCCGGCATGGTGTCGTTGTCATCGTCCGTATCCGCATTATTGCCGATACCGTCGCCATCCGTGTCAGTCTGTTCATCGGGATCGTTCGGAAAGGCATCCTGATCATCTGTCACGCCGTCGCCGTCTGTGTCCGCAGGCGCGGAATCATCGGGATAATCTTCCGGGTCCGTGGGAACCGTGTCAGCCTCATATTCCCGGATATTGGAATATCCGTCCCCATCGGGATCGGCATCCGCATCATTTTCAGCCGGGTTCAGATCATACCACCGCTCCCACACATCGGCCATGCCGTCGCTGTCGTTGTCCACGTCAGGATCACAGGTATCGCCCATGCCGTCGTTGTCACCGTCAGCCTGATCGGGGTTTGCCAGGAAGGGGCAATTGTCCGTACTGTCATTGAGGCCGTCGCCGTCGGTGTCCGCCACGGTCGGGTCGGTGTCGGCATCGTATTCCTGAATATTGGTGTAGCCGTCATTGTCTTTGTCTTCTGCTGAATCATCCGCAAGCGGATTCAGGCTGAAATGCGCTTCCCACCAGTCATCCATTCCGTCGCCGTCCGTGTCGGGATTCGCCGGATCGGTGCCGAGTTTTTCCTCTTCAAATTTGGGCAGGCCGTCTTCGTCCTCATCAGTTGCCTCTTCTTCGGAGATCGTCACCTGATGGAGAACCTTTATGTCCAAATTTTCAACGGTGTCGGGATGGTTCACCGAGCGGGCCGTGACGGTTACGGTGTCCTCAGCCCCCTCTTCCGAAGGCAGGGTGACGGTCAGAGACAGGTTTTGCGAGGCAAGGGAATCCAGGGCCACGGGGCCGGTCAGAGGGTTCAGAGACCCGTCCTCTGCGTCCGTCGCGGTCAGAGCGCCCAAAGACCATCCGTCCGCATCCGTTGCGGTCAGGGTATAGGTGTCGGCCACAGAGCTGTGGTTCACAACGTTGAAACTGATCGTGACGGTTTCACCCGGCTGTCCGAAAATCTGTTTCGGTCCGGCCAGAATAACCTCATAGCGTACCTTCCCTGCTTCAAGCGTGATTTCCTCAGCTTCGAGCAGGCCGGAAGCAGCCAGTTCGGACACATCCGTGATTTCGCCGTTGTCCGTGATGATCTTGTCGGCGAAAATCTGAATTTTGCCCTCTGCCTGAATGGCCTTTTCCGTCAGGCCGCGCATATCCAGGGTGCTGCCGGGGCCAAGCTCAATGGTGATATTTCCGGGAGCAGAGATAGCGCCATCAATCAGGTCGGCCAGATATACGGTGGTTTCCGCCCCGCCGGTGATGACGATCTCATCTTCTGCGATGATCTGAGCATCCGGGCCGATGATCTCCAGGCTGCTGGGATCAAGGGTGACTTTCTTGCCGGTAATGGTTCCCCGGTTGATGGCAACAGAACCGGAATATGTGGTATCGCCGGTATCTCCGCCCCGGTGATCGCCGCCGGTGTACCAGCATTTTTTCTTGCCATACCATCTGCGTTTGCAGTGCTTGTCTCTGGAAGCTTTTGCCCCGCCTCCGGCTCCGGCTGCAACGGTTGCACCTGCATTGTTTTTCAGAATTTTCTTTGCCAGGAGCATTGTGTAGCCACCGTAGCCACCATAAGCAGAACCGCCTTTTCCACCCTTGGCATATCCCCCGTTACCGCCTGAAACGTTGCCTTCATTGGTGATATTATCACCGTTGATCATAAGTGTTCCGCCCTGACCACCCGCAGCATGATGACTGTAATCTGCCGCGCCGTTTCCGGCTTTGATGGTTCCGATGTTGTGAACAGCCATTGCGCCGATGAGAATGTCGGAACCCTTCTGGCGCTTTCCCACGCCGTCCGCGCCGATAATTTCACCTGAGTTATAGAGAAAATCGGTTGCGGCAAAGGTCAGGTTTGAACCGGCAACGCCCTGTAATTTTCCGAAATTGCAGATATTTTTTACCTGAACAGCCTGATCCACAGTGACAACATCGCCTTTGTTAATCTGCACTTCATCATTCGGACTCGGCACATGAAGCTGGGTCCAGATATACGGATTACTCCAGTTACCGCTTGTCTTAGACTGATTTTTATCGGGAGATACACTGCAATCCGTACCTGAACCTGTTTTAGCCCTGAAATTCTGGTCGGTATAGCTCTCTTCCGTATCTTCATAATCCATGCTGGACGGTGTAAAGCTGTAACCGGGCTTTGAAGGCCTCAGAATCACGGACTGAAGAAAATCGACTTTAACCCTGTAAAAACCGCGCCAGTCCGTCCGGCGGGTTTTATCTTTGGCGTTGGTTGCCATGTCTTCGACTTCAATCACAACGCCGGGAACGCCATTGCCGTCTTTATCCCGGACATAGCCGGTGATTGTATAACCGGGCAGACTTGCGGTGTAATTCTGCTCTGAAAAATCCGAATTTACATTCTCATAGTCAGTTTTTAACGGTTCAAAGCTGTATAAAAGTGAATTTGGCATCACTCTGCCGGACCAGCCGGAGACCACATTGGCTGTGTAGAACCCGTCGGCATCCGTGTAGACGTTCAGGCCGCCCATGTTCACATTTTTAAGGCCGTTGCCCTCTTTGTCCCGAACATAGCCGGAAATCACATAGGCCTTGGTGTCAAAGTAGTTCTGGCCAGTCTGATTGCCTGTCAGCGCCCGGTATGTCTGGCTTATAGGCGTAAAATCATAGCCGTTTAATACCGGCATGACGGTTCCCGACCACCCGGAAGGCAGGCAGGTCTCGTAATATCCGCTGGCATCTGTTACGGGATTGCCATCCAGCCCCTGAAGCTCCACGCCCTGGATTCCAGTGCCGGAACCGGTTTTCACATAG
This window encodes:
- a CDS encoding DUF4114 domain-containing protein — its product is MMRLKFRQKAKTGNRLIWVISVLLALAIIGMPLVQAAHALDCPAGYIKFSGYVKTGSGTGIQGVELQGLDGNPVTDASGYYETCLPSGWSGTVMPVLNGYDFTPISQTYRALTGNQTGQNYFDTKAYVISGYVRDKEGNGLKNVNMGGLNVYTDADGFYTANVVSGWSGRVMPNSLLYSFEPLKTDYENVNSDFSEQNYTASLPGYTITGYVRDKDGNGVPGVVIEVEDMATNAKDKTRRTDWRGFYRVKVDFLQSVILRPSKPGYSFTPSSMDYEDTEESYTDQNFRAKTGSGTDCSVSPDKNQSKTSGNWSNPYIWTQLHVPSPNDEVQINKGDVVTVDQAVQVKNICNFGKLQGVAGSNLTFAATDFLYNSGEIIGADGVGKRQKGSDILIGAMAVHNIGTIKAGNGAADYSHHAAGGQGGTLMINGDNITNEGNVSGGNGGYAKGGKGGSAYGGYGGYTMLLAKKILKNNAGATVAAGAGGGAKASRDKHCKRRWYGKKKCWYTGGDHRGGDTGDTTYSGSVAINRGTITGKKVTLDPSSLEIIGPDAQIIAEDEIVITGGAETTVYLADLIDGAISAPGNITIELGPGSTLDMRGLTEKAIQAEGKIQIFADKIITDNGEITDVSELAASGLLEAEEITLEAGKVRYEVILAGPKQIFGQPGETVTISFNVVNHSSVADTYTLTATDADGWSLGALTATDAEDGSLNPLTGPVALDSLASQNLSLTVTLPSEEGAEDTVTVTARSVNHPDTVENLDIKVLHQVTISEEEATDEDEDGLPKFEEEKLGTDPANPDTDGDGMDDWWEAHFSLNPLADDSAEDKDNDGYTNIQEYDADTDPTVADTDGDGLNDSTDNCPFLANPDQADGDNDGMGDTCDPDVDNDSDGMADVWERWYDLNPAENDADADPDGDGYSNIREYEADTVPTDPEDYPDDSAPADTDGDGVTDDQDAFPNDPDEQTDTDGDGIGNNADTDDDNDTMPDEWEITHGLNPLADDASEDKDSDSFSNLQEYEAQTDPADSNSKPVTTPMIPPEILVLDPATGNDVSSYMADTIGNPEVHIISVSQTEFNLNENHPRRDAYVRVTRKQGNPMILVLSSGQPLTWHIEKDPGVNIQKIILNGQYAHEIQGADGIEILNHSGDDFIVPGQSAHEWNAPRTNLLIEDVEKITGVPLTSFNGCYQASQFIIRDRGDNGSVADNSVVVTGHGDHMMIVTPDTDAEEKEMTISHEPDGSVVGDNGTYKITTLPYDDDTNDYFTFTVGKNLTDTGEAQAVRVNPAGDGSYVVTSLKAPNTEFTVRPDGSYTAVDTEHPGTVITGSDDSSYTVTDAEFPGMSLMNSASGVQKVMDTLFPGMEAVINANGTYTVTDAEYPGAVAVYNPEDGSFRITDDAQPGTVITFFEDGSYIATDEDGNCFVPHKRGFFSSIKKLFNKVGKFVKKVANFVQKIASFVQKVATLVSEIFKAVQVVTGIIGTFFPPFAVISCYAGMIGNGAAAVAGYAGQVADAAEKVEKGADTVIHETERQKRSGTKSSFGFTIPEDCTLYYLYTASGVVRDNDDNPVPGATVQIDDVTVTADADGYWEIIAFDEGTYTATASMDGYEFDPVEFEVTDDDVEVEIVPHQDEAGFTDGDLFVSSCIKDEIRIYDAETLEFKSAFTHELFSNHPYGPNGIAFNKKGNLVVSAYAHFVEFSAPGVEVARYPKHIVEANEHIKFDDLGNLYTTTSTGGSDQLIKYRASDYSFEQVITLPAGAGSLTGIIFDTRKRLFVASQEDRNIYVMQANDDFSEFEVSHSISVSALAYPEGIAINQNGELLVLNGNFHNYDPNIHRYDPNTGQLLGSFDTTPDTNIWPHAINIDNQGRIYVADFEYDGSAWGAQPADLMRFAPDGSSFVLNNNTQIYGPFDVAVAGTQLKPPQYTAGVFTVTDKEGKVKVDYLFDGGLYEGELGIFSLEGMDAYEPGSPDFIAEAIRRVMSDSEDGYIVVRDAAEGARFSGQLGSRQEDEFNEGEYIGLKTVTMRPGDRFATVLIPDGTFADVAQNPGTSDPKKRPLFSLATANPDDGLYYGQIAGISVDDMEEALMNAIAYEDIAADNSDRDYNDIVVQIRGVAIHSPTLDGLIAEGYMQAEDDWRVTDNPVVPHIVVPEPDENTQWITVTLKSPADLLVYDPDGNVIGKDGGSIPGATFEWDENGHQVVTLPALEDGDYNIVLRAIGDGGLCHLEVQGFRGGEMLESREVPLTIEPHQVLRTTLPVTAFIDQQQITFDQPKEPVAPDGTPLAFDFNGDSAIDDFDIQRIADMWGAEEGDADYDPFYDFDDDGRIGFYDIMSVSNSYHAQ